From Jeotgalibacillus haloalkalitolerans, the proteins below share one genomic window:
- the pdxS gene encoding pyridoxal 5'-phosphate synthase lyase subunit PdxS, producing the protein MNTGTDRVKRGMAEMQKGGVIMDVVNAEQAKLAEAAGAVAVMALERVPSDIRKEGGVARMADLRIVEEVMSAVSIPVMAKARIGHITEARVLESMGVDYIDESEVLTPADEEYHLMKSDFTVPFVCGCRDLGEAARRIGEGTSMLRTKGEPGTGNIVEAVRHMRKVNGQIRKVVNMSKDELMTEAKLLGASFDLLLEIKELGRLPVVNFAAGGVATPADAALMMELGADGVFVGSGIFKSDNPEKFARAIVEATTHYQDYELIAKVSKELGTAMKGMEISSLSLEDRMQERGW; encoded by the coding sequence ATGAATACAGGTACGGATCGTGTAAAAAGAGGAATGGCTGAGATGCAAAAGGGCGGCGTGATTATGGACGTTGTCAATGCAGAGCAGGCTAAGTTAGCAGAGGCAGCAGGTGCGGTAGCGGTTATGGCACTTGAGCGTGTGCCATCTGATATTCGTAAAGAAGGCGGAGTTGCCCGTATGGCAGATCTTCGCATTGTAGAAGAGGTTATGAGCGCGGTAAGTATTCCGGTCATGGCAAAAGCAAGAATCGGGCATATTACAGAAGCTCGTGTACTTGAATCAATGGGCGTAGATTATATAGATGAAAGTGAAGTATTAACACCTGCGGATGAAGAGTATCATTTAATGAAGAGTGATTTCACTGTACCATTCGTATGCGGATGCCGCGACCTTGGTGAAGCAGCACGCCGTATCGGTGAAGGAACGTCAATGCTTCGTACAAAGGGTGAGCCTGGAACAGGTAACATCGTTGAAGCGGTTCGACACATGCGTAAAGTAAACGGCCAGATCCGTAAAGTTGTGAATATGTCTAAAGATGAGCTGATGACAGAAGCGAAACTGCTTGGTGCGTCATTTGACCTTCTTTTAGAAATTAAAGAGCTTGGACGTCTGCCGGTTGTAAACTTCGCTGCAGGCGGCGTTGCTACACCAGCTGATGCTGCACTGATGATGGAGCTTGGCGCTGACGGTGTATTCGTAGGATCAGGAATCTTCAAATCAGATAACCCTGAAAAGTTTGCACGTGCGATTGTTGAAGCAACAACACACTATCAGGATTATGAGTTAATCGCAAAAGTATCAAAAGAGCTTGGTACAGCGATGAAAGGGATGGAAATCTCTTCACTATCATTAGAAGACCGCATGCAGGAGCGCGGTTGGTAA
- a CDS encoding deoxynucleoside kinase has translation MNARERFGIPNDAVITIAGTVGVGKSTMTQKLAEHLQFRTSFEKVEANPYLDKFYKDFEKWSFHLQVYFLAERFKEQKRMFEYGGGFIQDRSIYEDTGIFAKMHYEKGTMSPVDYETYTSLFEAMVMTPYFPHPSLLVYLEGSIDDIVTRIQARGRPMEQETPLAYWEEMHGRYENWIDSFNACPVLRLNINDYDLVKDPDSIDPILEKIGSFIQQTSLLKK, from the coding sequence ATGAACGCACGTGAACGATTCGGCATCCCGAACGATGCTGTCATTACAATCGCCGGTACAGTCGGCGTCGGAAAATCAACAATGACACAAAAGCTCGCTGAACACTTACAGTTCAGAACATCTTTTGAAAAAGTTGAAGCCAACCCTTACCTGGATAAATTCTATAAAGACTTCGAAAAGTGGAGCTTCCACCTGCAGGTTTATTTCCTCGCAGAACGCTTCAAGGAGCAAAAGCGCATGTTCGAATATGGCGGCGGCTTCATTCAGGACCGCTCGATCTATGAAGACACAGGCATTTTCGCGAAAATGCATTACGAAAAAGGCACCATGTCACCGGTTGACTATGAAACGTATACAAGCCTGTTTGAAGCAATGGTCATGACGCCATACTTCCCGCACCCAAGTCTGCTTGTGTACCTTGAAGGGTCGATTGATGATATCGTGACGCGCATTCAGGCACGAGGCCGCCCGATGGAGCAGGAAACACCGCTTGCTTACTGGGAAGAGATGCACGGGCGCTATGAAAACTGGATTGATTCGTTCAATGCATGCCCTGTGCTTCGCCTGAATATTAATGATTATGATCTTGTGAAGGATCCGGATTCGATTGATCCGATTCTTGAGAAGATCGGTTCTTTTATTCAGCAGACTTCTCTTTTGAAGAAGTAA
- a CDS encoding DUF4395 domain-containing protein, whose product MAASPSIPRPLVRANQWTIVLSVAAFWITGIHHLLLIPLLAGLGGVLFNFNPVMRLAKLFLKKPMNSYIPEDRSDQRFNQILAVFFLAGGYISYSFGWTIAAYTFTIMVVTAASVAIMGFCVGCFIRFQWKQWQYRRTKTSKSFS is encoded by the coding sequence ATGGCGGCATCTCCATCTATCCCACGTCCGCTCGTTCGGGCAAACCAGTGGACCATTGTTCTTTCAGTTGCAGCGTTCTGGATCACAGGCATTCACCACTTATTACTCATTCCGCTCCTTGCAGGCCTTGGTGGCGTACTATTTAATTTCAATCCGGTTATGCGTCTGGCTAAACTGTTTTTAAAGAAGCCGATGAACAGCTATATTCCTGAGGATCGTTCGGATCAGCGCTTCAATCAGATCCTGGCTGTATTTTTCCTTGCAGGCGGCTACATTTCTTATAGTTTTGGGTGGACAATTGCAGCGTATACCTTTACAATAATGGTTGTGACTGCGGCATCAGTTGCGATCATGGGCTTTTGTGTCGGATGCTTCATCCGTTTCCAGTGGAAGCAATGGCAGTATCGACGCACAAAAACATCTAAAAGTTTTTCATAA
- a CDS encoding DUF3888 domain-containing protein, which translates to MTIKRLIVLALFLTLVATVGFTSRDKIQAENNTENYANRSQQVQNHFMVSLFQEEIQKAVSNYYESEVGTSSKDAIQIMYHWWEENYKVVEVLQTEKGQNLENSYVIKFTIVPQRKEQLGTDTITFGVEPKSAQNELEVKMLKYEHKAP; encoded by the coding sequence ATGACTATAAAACGCCTAATTGTGCTTGCTTTATTTTTGACCTTAGTGGCTACTGTCGGCTTTACTTCACGGGATAAAATTCAAGCTGAAAATAACACTGAGAATTACGCCAACAGATCTCAACAAGTTCAAAATCATTTTATGGTCAGCTTATTTCAAGAAGAAATTCAAAAAGCAGTATCCAATTATTATGAGAGTGAAGTTGGGACATCATCAAAAGACGCAATTCAAATTATGTATCATTGGTGGGAAGAAAACTACAAAGTAGTAGAAGTACTACAAACTGAGAAAGGTCAAAACCTCGAAAATTCTTACGTCATCAAATTTACAATTGTTCCTCAGAGAAAAGAGCAATTAGGAACTGATACTATAACATTTGGTGTCGAGCCTAAAAGCGCTCAGAATGAATTAGAAGTAAAGATGTTAAAATACGAACACAAAGCCCCATAA
- the tadA gene encoding tRNA adenosine(34) deaminase TadA, translating to MTERDEYWMQRAIEEAKKAEAIREVPIGAVIVKDDEMIASAYNLRETTQNAVTHAELLAIEKACDEIGSWRLENTTLYVTLEPCPMCSGAILLSRVDRVVYGARDPKAGCAGSLMNLLEDDRFNHRCEVVPDVLGEECGQMLTDFFRGLREDKKRKKQMLKDPD from the coding sequence ATGACTGAACGCGATGAATACTGGATGCAGCGGGCAATAGAGGAAGCGAAAAAAGCTGAAGCGATCCGTGAAGTGCCCATTGGAGCTGTCATTGTCAAAGATGACGAAATGATTGCTTCCGCTTATAACCTGCGGGAAACGACGCAGAATGCTGTTACGCATGCGGAGCTGCTCGCGATTGAAAAGGCATGTGACGAGATCGGCAGCTGGCGGCTTGAGAATACAACGCTTTATGTCACGCTGGAGCCGTGTCCAATGTGCAGCGGTGCAATCCTGCTTTCACGTGTGGACCGCGTCGTCTACGGGGCCCGTGATCCGAAGGCCGGGTGTGCGGGAAGTCTGATGAATTTACTGGAGGACGACCGCTTTAATCACCGGTGTGAAGTCGTGCCTGATGTGCTTGGTGAGGAGTGCGGACAGATGCTGACGGACTTTTTCAGAGGGTTGCGTGAGGACAAGAAACGGAAGAAGCAGATGTTAAAAGATCCTGATTGA
- a CDS encoding glycoside hydrolase family 18 protein produces the protein MQIHVVQPGENLFTISALYSITPQQIADANQLPNPDQLVPGQAVVIPITGSFYFVQAGDSLYSIAQKAGITYQELASINGLSPEQPLAIGWRLYLPPKPKTSAEFNAYAEPFGGTVSENILLRTREAAPYLTYLAPFSFQAKRDGSLSTLPVEPFVTIADANRNTLMMVITNLEEGGFNDELGRILLNDMTVQDNLLNNIEATAKQYGFRDIHFDFEYLRPEDEEAYTAFLAKAKERYSQQGWLVSAALAPKTRADQPGRWYEAHNYKAIGEIVDFVVIMTYEWGYSGGPAQAVSPIGPVRDVLEYALTEMPASKIMMGQNLYGYDWTLPFVQGTQARAISPQQAIEIAATQGVPIQYDTTAQAPFIEYTADGRDHIIWFEDARSIQAKFDLLKELNLRGMSYWKLGLSFPQNWLLLSDQFTPVKLR, from the coding sequence ATGCAAATTCACGTCGTTCAACCGGGTGAGAACCTTTTTACAATCAGTGCCCTTTATTCCATCACCCCTCAGCAGATCGCAGATGCCAATCAGCTACCAAACCCGGATCAGCTCGTACCAGGGCAGGCAGTTGTCATTCCGATTACGGGAAGCTTTTATTTTGTACAGGCAGGAGACTCCCTTTATTCCATTGCTCAGAAAGCCGGTATCACCTACCAGGAACTCGCCTCAATCAACGGACTGTCTCCTGAGCAGCCGCTTGCAATCGGCTGGCGGCTTTATTTACCGCCAAAGCCTAAAACGTCTGCTGAATTCAATGCGTATGCAGAACCGTTTGGAGGAACCGTATCTGAAAATATCCTGCTCCGCACAAGGGAAGCCGCTCCCTATCTAACCTACCTTGCCCCGTTCAGCTTTCAGGCTAAGCGCGATGGCTCACTCAGCACATTGCCGGTCGAACCGTTTGTCACGATTGCGGATGCAAACCGGAATACATTAATGATGGTGATCACAAATCTTGAAGAAGGCGGATTTAACGACGAGCTCGGCCGTATTCTTTTAAATGATATGACCGTGCAGGATAATCTGCTGAATAATATAGAAGCAACGGCTAAGCAATATGGATTCCGCGATATTCACTTTGATTTTGAATACCTGCGCCCTGAGGATGAGGAAGCCTATACTGCATTTTTAGCGAAAGCAAAAGAACGCTATTCACAGCAGGGCTGGCTCGTGTCAGCTGCACTCGCACCAAAAACGCGGGCGGATCAGCCTGGGAGATGGTATGAAGCACATAATTATAAAGCGATTGGTGAGATCGTTGATTTTGTGGTGATCATGACATACGAGTGGGGCTACAGCGGCGGACCCGCGCAGGCAGTCTCTCCAATCGGTCCGGTAAGGGATGTGCTTGAATATGCGCTAACTGAAATGCCTGCAAGTAAAATCATGATGGGACAGAATCTGTACGGTTATGACTGGACACTGCCATTTGTTCAGGGTACCCAGGCACGTGCGATCAGTCCTCAGCAGGCAATTGAAATCGCCGCAACTCAGGGCGTGCCGATTCAATATGATACAACCGCCCAGGCACCTTTTATCGAGTACACTGCTGACGGAAGAGATCATATCATCTGGTTTGAGGATGCACGGTCCATTCAGGCGAAATTTGATTTGTTAAAGGAATTAAACTTACGCGGGATGAGTTACTGGAAACTCGGCCTGTCTTTTCCACAGAACTGGCTGCTGCTCAGTGACCAGTTCACCCCTGTAAAGCTCAGATAA
- a CDS encoding BhlA/UviB family holin-like peptide: MEKILIDVLSTQGVFAVLFAGLLFYVLRMNKEREDKFFETNRKLEETLQLIEMLLKKDGR, translated from the coding sequence ATGGAGAAAATTTTGATTGATGTGCTGTCGACGCAGGGTGTGTTTGCGGTTTTGTTTGCGGGGCTGTTGTTTTATGTGCTGCGGATGAATAAGGAGCGGGAGGATAAGTTTTTTGAGACGAACCGGAAGCTTGAGGAAACGCTGCAGCTGATTGAGATGCTGCTGAAGAAGGATGGACGGTAG
- a CDS encoding D-alanyl-D-alanine carboxypeptidase family protein produces MFKTKVLRKVTTGALAFGLFFGSGAFTHEAKANVIQNWEVDAAILLEAETGKVLFAENADTQLGVASMTKMMTEYLLLEAIANGEVSWDDQYTVTDKTYEISQDTSLSNVPLRNGEQYSIQELYEAMVIYSANAATIALAETVAGTEGEFVKMMNEKAAELELEDYNFVNSSGLNNADMMGYHPEGTGADEENVMSARGTAKLAYHLLNDFPEVLETSSIPKKVFREGTEDATNMDNWNFMLPTLIGEYEGVDGIKTGTTDFAGYTFTGTAERDGMRLISVVMNATDENGVGSYAARFGATAELFDYGFGNFSMQEILPANYTVEGQDTLAVDKGTEDTVGIESTEPVQVILENGQDPAEFTPELVLDESLLNEDGELTAPIEEGAQVGTINMAAAGGEYGFLDDSMASSLESEVVTTESVEKANWFILSMRAVGGFFGGLWDTIVTTVKGWF; encoded by the coding sequence ATGTTTAAAACAAAAGTATTACGCAAGGTAACAACTGGTGCGCTTGCGTTTGGATTATTTTTTGGAAGTGGTGCTTTTACGCACGAGGCAAAGGCTAATGTGATTCAGAATTGGGAAGTGGATGCAGCGATTCTGCTTGAGGCGGAAACTGGTAAGGTATTATTTGCTGAAAACGCTGATACCCAGCTTGGCGTAGCAAGTATGACAAAAATGATGACTGAATATCTGCTTCTTGAAGCAATCGCAAATGGCGAGGTTTCATGGGATGATCAATATACAGTAACAGATAAAACGTATGAGATTTCTCAGGATACATCACTGAGTAACGTTCCTCTGCGTAATGGTGAGCAATACTCTATTCAGGAGCTTTATGAGGCAATGGTGATTTACTCAGCAAATGCTGCGACGATTGCACTTGCAGAAACAGTTGCGGGCACTGAAGGTGAATTTGTGAAAATGATGAATGAAAAAGCGGCTGAGCTTGAGCTTGAAGATTATAACTTTGTAAACTCAAGCGGGTTAAATAATGCGGATATGATGGGTTATCATCCGGAAGGTACCGGGGCTGATGAAGAAAACGTGATGTCAGCACGCGGAACAGCTAAGCTTGCCTATCATCTGTTAAATGATTTCCCGGAAGTACTTGAGACTTCAAGTATTCCTAAAAAAGTTTTCCGTGAGGGTACGGAAGATGCAACAAATATGGATAACTGGAATTTCATGCTACCGACACTCATTGGGGAGTATGAAGGTGTAGACGGAATTAAAACAGGTACAACTGACTTTGCAGGTTATACATTTACAGGAACAGCTGAGCGCGACGGGATGCGTCTGATTTCAGTTGTGATGAATGCGACAGATGAAAACGGTGTTGGTTCATATGCTGCGCGTTTTGGTGCGACTGCAGAACTGTTTGATTATGGATTCGGTAACTTCTCTATGCAGGAAATTCTGCCTGCGAACTATACAGTAGAAGGACAGGATACACTTGCTGTTGATAAAGGGACAGAGGATACAGTAGGCATTGAATCTACTGAACCTGTACAGGTCATTCTTGAAAATGGTCAGGACCCGGCTGAATTTACACCGGAGCTTGTGCTTGATGAGTCTCTTCTAAATGAAGATGGTGAACTGACAGCACCGATTGAAGAAGGTGCCCAGGTTGGGACAATTAACATGGCTGCTGCCGGCGGGGAATACGGCTTCCTTGATGACAGTATGGCATCATCTCTTGAGTCTGAAGTCGTAACAACTGAATCAGTTGAAAAAGCGAACTGGTTTATCCTTAGCATGCGCGCAGTCGGCGGTTTCTTCGGCGGACTTTGGGATACAATCGTGACGACCGTAAAAGGCTGGTTCTAA
- a CDS encoding deoxynucleoside kinase, with product MTTIPFVTVEGPIGVGKTSLAKAISEHFDFHLLKEIVDENPFLDKFYSNIDEWSFQTEMFFLCNRYKQLSDIQRHYLSAQKPVAADYHIFKNIIFAKRTLRPEEYDKYLEVYRILTADMPKPNVVVYLHASLETLLKRVKLRGREFERDMSPLYLEQLSADYDEFIHHFEKTHPEIPVLRINGDDIDFVNYEQDLGQVLQQVEESLLKRSTTL from the coding sequence ATGACGACCATTCCGTTTGTGACTGTGGAGGGGCCGATTGGCGTCGGAAAGACGTCTCTTGCAAAAGCCATTTCCGAACACTTTGATTTTCATTTGTTAAAAGAGATTGTCGATGAGAATCCTTTTTTAGATAAATTCTACTCAAACATTGATGAGTGGAGCTTCCAGACAGAGATGTTCTTTCTCTGCAACCGCTATAAACAGCTGAGCGATATTCAGCGTCACTATCTGTCAGCACAGAAGCCTGTCGCTGCAGATTACCACATTTTCAAAAATATCATTTTCGCCAAACGCACGCTGCGTCCAGAGGAGTATGATAAGTACCTTGAAGTGTACCGCATTTTAACGGCTGATATGCCAAAGCCGAATGTTGTCGTCTACCTTCACGCAAGCCTCGAGACATTACTGAAACGCGTAAAGCTGCGCGGCCGCGAATTTGAAAGAGATATGAGCCCTCTATACTTAGAGCAGCTCTCAGCAGATTATGATGAATTCATTCATCACTTCGAAAAAACGCATCCGGAAATTCCGGTACTGCGGATCAACGGTGACGACATTGATTTCGTCAACTACGAGCAGGACCTCGGACAAGTCCTTCAGCAGGTCGAAGAATCATTACTTAAAAGGAGTACAACCCTATGA
- the serS gene encoding serine--tRNA ligase, whose translation MLDLKRLRNNFEEIKEKMAKRGEDLKDFDQFQALDQERRELISKTEEKKSRRNEVSQEIAQMKREKKNADDVIAEMRGLGDEIKQIDERLREVEEKLETLLLSIPNVPHDSVPIGDTEDDNVEIRNWGQIRDFDFEAKPHWDVATNLEMLDFERAAKVTGSRFVFYKGAGARLERALINFMMDLHQDQHGYTEMLPPYLVNRTSMTGTGQLPKFEEDAFRIEKEDYFLVPTSEVPVTNYHRDEILKIDELPKAYVAYSANFRSEAGSAGRDTRGLIRQHQFNKVELVRFAKPEESYETLEMLTGHAEKVLQLLELPYRVMSMCTADLGFTAAKKYDIEVWIPSYGTYREISSCSNFEDFQARRANIRFRREPNAKPEHVHTLNGSGLAIGRTVAAILENYQQEDGSIVVPDVLQPYMGGKKVISK comes from the coding sequence ATGTTGGATTTAAAAAGATTGCGTAACAATTTTGAAGAAATCAAAGAGAAGATGGCGAAACGCGGGGAAGATCTGAAGGATTTCGATCAGTTCCAGGCACTTGATCAGGAACGCCGTGAGCTGATTTCGAAAACGGAAGAGAAGAAGAGCCGCCGTAATGAGGTGTCACAGGAAATCGCGCAGATGAAGCGTGAAAAGAAGAATGCAGATGATGTGATTGCTGAAATGCGTGGTCTTGGTGATGAGATCAAGCAAATCGACGAGCGTCTGCGTGAAGTGGAAGAGAAGCTCGAAACGCTGCTGCTTTCTATTCCAAACGTACCGCATGACAGCGTGCCAATTGGCGATACAGAAGACGATAACGTTGAAATCCGCAACTGGGGTCAGATCCGCGACTTCGATTTTGAAGCGAAGCCTCACTGGGACGTGGCAACAAACCTTGAGATGCTTGATTTTGAACGTGCTGCAAAGGTAACCGGCAGCCGCTTCGTCTTTTATAAAGGCGCAGGTGCACGTCTTGAGCGCGCATTGATCAACTTTATGATGGACCTTCATCAGGATCAGCATGGCTACACTGAAATGCTGCCGCCATACCTTGTGAACCGTACAAGTATGACAGGTACAGGTCAGCTGCCGAAGTTTGAAGAGGATGCTTTCCGTATTGAAAAAGAAGACTATTTCCTTGTACCGACGTCTGAGGTGCCTGTGACAAACTATCACCGTGACGAAATTTTAAAAATCGATGAGCTGCCAAAAGCGTACGTGGCTTACAGTGCAAACTTCCGCTCTGAAGCAGGGTCTGCCGGCCGTGATACACGCGGACTGATCCGTCAGCACCAGTTCAACAAAGTAGAGCTTGTCCGTTTTGCGAAGCCTGAAGAGTCTTACGAAACACTTGAAATGCTGACTGGTCACGCTGAAAAAGTACTTCAGCTGCTTGAGCTTCCATACCGCGTCATGAGCATGTGTACAGCAGATCTTGGCTTCACAGCTGCGAAAAAATATGACATTGAAGTATGGATCCCAAGCTACGGCACATACCGCGAGATCTCTTCTTGCAGTAACTTTGAAGATTTCCAGGCGCGCCGTGCAAACATCCGTTTCCGCCGCGAGCCAAACGCAAAGCCTGAGCACGTACACACGCTAAATGGCAGTGGACTTGCAATTGGCCGTACAGTTGCTGCGATCTTAGAGAACTATCAGCAGGAAGACGGCAGCATAGTGGTGCCTGACGTCCTGCAGCCTTATATGGGTGGTAAGAAGGTTATTTCTAAATAA
- the pdxT gene encoding pyridoxal 5'-phosphate synthase glutaminase subunit PdxT translates to MTTIGVLGLQGAVREHVRSIEAGGAKAVVVKKAEQLSDIDGLILPGGESTTMRRLIDVYGLMEPLRAFAASGKPMFGTCAGLILLAGEIVGYDEPHLGVMDVVVERNSFGRQKESFEADLSITGIEGDPYTAVFIRAPHIVSAGPDTEVLATHNDRIVLARHGQFLGCSFHPELTDDHRLTEYFIKMVESPAVVI, encoded by the coding sequence ATGACAACAATTGGTGTTTTAGGTTTACAGGGAGCGGTTCGCGAACATGTCCGTTCAATCGAAGCAGGCGGTGCCAAAGCGGTTGTCGTGAAGAAAGCAGAACAGCTCTCAGATATCGACGGATTAATTTTACCAGGCGGAGAAAGCACAACAATGCGCCGCCTGATTGATGTATATGGTTTGATGGAGCCGCTGAGAGCATTTGCTGCTTCAGGCAAGCCGATGTTTGGCACATGTGCCGGACTGATCCTGCTTGCAGGAGAAATCGTCGGGTACGATGAGCCGCATCTTGGTGTAATGGATGTTGTGGTTGAGCGAAATTCATTCGGCCGTCAAAAGGAAAGCTTTGAAGCGGACCTTTCGATTACAGGCATTGAAGGAGATCCTTATACTGCAGTTTTCATCCGCGCACCGCACATTGTATCAGCCGGTCCTGATACAGAAGTGCTCGCAACACACAATGACCGGATCGTACTTGCGCGTCACGGACAATTCCTTGGCTGCTCATTCCATCCGGAGCTGACAGACGACCACCGTTTGACTGAGTATTTCATTAAAATGGTAGAGTCTCCAGCAGTCGTCATATAA
- a CDS encoding RNA polymerase sigma factor, whose protein sequence is MQKSLYEIAVKMQSGGERETLELLSTFEPVIHKYGRLLDGEDTKQDLKLHLLKAARKMPLEKLKEKNNKVIFSYLAKSLKYEFIRLSKKNSKKIEIEQAFEVKNVADEAAMNSEIELLEMMEVLTAQESFVIECMYVNDLSATELAQYMKISRQAVNQTKNRALEKIKCLYFGQNKEKRKPSDSK, encoded by the coding sequence ATGCAAAAAAGTTTATATGAAATCGCTGTGAAAATGCAGAGTGGAGGGGAAAGGGAGACGTTGGAGCTGCTGTCGACGTTTGAACCGGTCATTCACAAATACGGGCGATTACTTGATGGTGAGGATACCAAACAGGATCTGAAGCTTCATTTACTGAAAGCTGCCCGGAAAATGCCGCTCGAAAAACTGAAAGAGAAAAACAATAAAGTCATCTTCAGCTATCTCGCAAAATCATTAAAATACGAATTTATCCGTTTATCAAAAAAGAACAGCAAGAAAATCGAGATTGAACAAGCCTTTGAGGTGAAAAATGTAGCAGATGAAGCGGCAATGAATTCGGAGATTGAGCTGCTTGAGATGATGGAGGTGCTGACCGCTCAGGAATCGTTTGTGATTGAGTGTATGTATGTGAATGATCTCTCGGCTACAGAGCTTGCCCAATACATGAAGATTTCAAGACAGGCAGTAAACCAGACTAAAAACAGAGCGCTCGAGAAAATTAAATGCTTGTATTTTGGACAGAATAAAGAGAAAAGGAAGCCATCCGATTCAAAGTAG
- the guaB gene encoding IMP dehydrogenase has protein sequence MWETKFAKEGLTFDDVLLVPAKSEVLPRDVDLSVELTDSIKLNVPIMSAGMDTVTEAAMAIAMARSGGLGVIHKNMSIEAQAEQVERVKRSESGVITDPFFLTPDHQVFDAEHLMGKYRISGVPIVNDMDEQKLVGIITNRDLRFIQDYSIKIDEVMTKENLVTASVGTTLDEAEKILQQYKIEKLPLVDDQGILKGLITIKDIEKVIEFPNSAKDSKGRLLVAASVGVTADAEKRVQQLVKAGVDALVIDTAHGHSQGVLDTIALIRNSFPDVVIIAGNVATAEGTKALIEAGADIVKVGIGPGSICTTRVVAGVGVPQVTAVYDCATEARKHGKSIIADGGIKYSGDIVKALAAGGHAVMLGSLLAGTTESPGETEIFQGRRFKVYRGMGSMAAMEKGSKDRYFQEDAKKLVPEGIEGRTAYKGPLADTVYQLVGGIRSGMGYCGSKNLHELREEAQFIRMTGAGLRESHPHDVQITKESPNYSL, from the coding sequence ATGTGGGAAACGAAATTTGCTAAAGAAGGTTTGACGTTTGATGATGTGCTGCTGGTCCCGGCTAAATCTGAGGTATTACCGCGTGATGTTGATCTGTCAGTTGAGCTAACGGATTCGATTAAATTGAATGTACCTATTATGAGTGCTGGTATGGATACGGTGACTGAAGCTGCGATGGCGATTGCAATGGCTCGTTCAGGCGGCCTTGGTGTAATCCACAAAAACATGAGTATTGAAGCACAGGCTGAGCAGGTGGAGCGTGTAAAACGTTCTGAGAGTGGCGTCATCACTGATCCGTTTTTCCTGACACCGGATCATCAGGTGTTTGATGCAGAGCATCTTATGGGCAAATATCGTATTTCCGGTGTACCGATTGTCAATGATATGGATGAGCAGAAGCTTGTCGGTATTATCACAAACCGCGACCTTCGTTTCATTCAGGATTACTCCATTAAGATTGATGAAGTCATGACGAAAGAGAATCTTGTGACGGCTTCTGTTGGTACAACTTTAGATGAAGCTGAAAAGATTCTTCAGCAGTATAAAATCGAAAAGCTTCCTTTAGTTGATGATCAAGGCATTTTAAAAGGGCTAATTACGATTAAGGATATTGAAAAAGTCATTGAATTCCCGAACTCGGCAAAAGATTCAAAAGGGCGCCTTTTAGTGGCAGCTTCTGTCGGGGTTACAGCAGATGCTGAAAAGCGTGTGCAGCAGCTCGTAAAAGCAGGCGTTGATGCGCTAGTAATTGATACAGCACATGGTCATTCACAGGGCGTACTTGATACGATCGCTTTGATCCGCAACTCATTCCCTGATGTTGTGATTATCGCAGGAAACGTTGCAACTGCTGAAGGAACAAAAGCATTGATTGAAGCAGGTGCTGATATTGTAAAAGTGGGAATCGGACCAGGTTCAATCTGTACAACACGTGTTGTTGCAGGTGTTGGTGTTCCTCAGGTTACTGCTGTTTACGATTGTGCAACGGAAGCGCGTAAGCATGGTAAATCTATTATTGCCGATGGCGGAATCAAGTATTCAGGAGATATCGTGAAGGCACTCGCTGCCGGTGGACATGCAGTAATGCTTGGAAGTCTGCTTGCGGGTACAACTGAAAGTCCCGGCGAAACGGAAATCTTCCAGGGACGCCGCTTCAAGGTTTACCGCGGAATGGGTTCAATGGCTGCAATGGAAAAAGGTTCAAAGGATCGTTACTTCCAGGAAGATGCGAAGAAGCTTGTTCCTGAAGGAATTGAAGGACGTACAGCTTATAAAGGACCGCTTGCTGACACAGTGTATCAGCTGGTTGGCGGAATCCGCAGCGGAATGGGCTATTGCGGTTCGAAAAACCTTCACGAACTGCGTGAAGAAGCACAGTTTATCCGTATGACTGGTGCAGGCTTACGCGAAAGCCATCCGCACGATGTTCAGATTACAAAGGAATCTCCAAACTACTCTTTGTAA